cacattttggaaacatatttgaatcaaatgtgtttactttaggtgatcaaaaatttataataatttttcattcagctttccgaatcttttatgaatatatttgttgactgaataatgaattttatacttgttgaaattttactttttattaaaaattttatttttttcccatacacatattttttcaatcatgaagctaagaaaaaatatataaaaattttattatttatgcaaaagatattcttcaagacaaaaataatgtaatgcttgtcgtgaacgaagatttccccaaccatttctcaccttcagcttcccagaaaatacataatgattggtcaatacataggttgtgagctatttgaaccgcaGGTAAGTGAAACTGTCTTGACATACCtagatacggcttcaacatcccgtattgTATCCGTATttcaagatgttgacgatcatagttgatgctggatgttgcagtcgaggtgtatatcggtcaagtttgtttgcgagttagctgtggttcgaaaaGCTCattttcgcatgctttcttcccctgatgaaataagattattatgtagatcctattttgaatgctttatgaagaataaatgcattataatggcattcaaaaatgattcaaaaatctcaacaaaaacgattgaaatatattcacgaatatgatcagaaaatgactgtgaaaagcattcaaatattactctataacaattaaagcccaattttacaatgttatcaaatatgaacaaaaaccgtttcgaaataggaatcataaatgattattcaagaataatcacatttatgctatatgtaatacttctatattgctacaaaaggctaggtacattcccaaacatcagagtgccgatattttgctgtttaaatgtttttgtttttgtattcaaaaaacgaatgtacctaaattttaattttttcttgtcacacttatgcttcttcaatcacaaaaattttgtaggctgtcttgttttgatttcgaattcaaaacttatTGCGAGTattttgtattagcaatatagaaatattacatatatgcatttaTGGTActtttttctcccgacgatacgttaattttcgaacagaaaatgcttttaaatttgaacgtttttaatcatcttggggtatgatatttaaatattttttgatcaaaattttcaaaaaatgctggctgggtcaATTGCTCGGATAACTGCTGTTTTCTGAATGCTGGCGATATGCATGGTGGTCTGGAAAACTACATAAATTGCTGTAGCATGAAACAGTACTGATACTTCGGCCTAAAACGTTAATATGAATGAAATGGTTATAATTAAGCAAACTATGAGCTGCATCGTAATTTGTATTTTTTACCTGAAACAGCAGTGGGCCATATGGTTCATCATCACAATCGCCTAATAGCGATGGAAAAGTTTGATTCGGGCCTATTTTAATTTGCATATTGTCATCAACTACAGGACCAACTGGATTTACAAGAAAAAAATCGTCTATGTGAAATTCATTTGACTCTTGTTCCAAACCTTGCTTTTCATATGAGTGAAAAGATGTTCAAAGCGATGTTTGGATGGACTAATTAGTTTTAGTTTATATTCTATATTTCCCAATTGTGGTTCAGGTGATAAAATTCCTTGatcaaaatcaatagttttattaTTGAGATAATCTAGTTCTCCTTCACTACTGCTACAATTTCCGCACTCACTTTGTCTCTTATTTTTACCGCCGTCTGATTTGCTAGATGATTTTCGAGATTTCTTTTCTTTACGGCGGTTTACGCTGTTATTGTTTGCATTGCCAATACCATGAGTCTCCTCATTGGGATCGAATAGATTTAAGAGCCCACAATCCATCGtctgtaaaaatttaaatgtcagAAGTATAGGACCACAAACacaaattagcaaatttttaGCACACCTTCATTCAATTGATGTTGACGCGCAGGTCGTGTTGATATCAGTTCCAAAGGCTTTAATTCTAATTCTGTTCCCACGATTTAACTGGTATTGCTGCTGGTACTGGACACTTACTAGTTTTTCGTGGTTCGATATTTCGCTGGCGGTAGCGGACATACACTGTATATTTGTTGGTGGTTGGTTGTACTCGTCGTTTGTTTAATTATATTCACGATAGTACTAATTCATTCATTTCATCATAAAAAAGTGGAGTTTTAATAGGAATTGTTTTTTAAAACagtgatttgatttgatttctcTTTATTTTGCCAAGGTCAATGAGGACTGAGTCGATATTTTCAGGAAGAAAATGATCGTCAACAGTAACAGGGGGAACATAATACTCTTCTGCTtctattttatcttttttgtctATGCAAATATTATGAAGTACGCAGCACGCTAATATAAAGTTTGCAGTAGTCTCAACTTCATGGAAATCTAATCGTATGAGTTGCCTGAAGCGGCACTTTAACAAACCATACGCGTTTTCGATTCGTACACGAGTTTgacaaaattttagattgtagGTTTTTTCTTGTTGCGTTAAGTTCCCGTAATCTCTGTAGGGTGTCAACAAGTAGTTTCTTATCGGATATGCAGAATCGCCCAATAGGTGATATTATGGCAAAAATAATTTTGGTAGCTGTTTATTTATAAACGCGTGTTCTTAGCGAGTCATGGACTCTGCTCGGTACACCAGTGAAAacatctaaaaattttaaatttgcatcGCATATGCCCTGCATAGTCACAGGATTGGTATCATGCCTGTTAATGTATGTTGAACGAATTTTTAGTTTTGGCGCCCTTATCGAAATATAGGTCCCGTCAATA
The DNA window shown above is from Eurosta solidaginis isolate ZX-2024a chromosome 2, ASM4086904v1, whole genome shotgun sequence and carries:
- the LOC137242302 gene encoding uncharacterized protein, which produces MKTMDCGLLNLFDPNEETHGIGNANNNSVNRRKEKKSRKSSSKSDGGKNKRQSECGNCSSSEGELDYLNNKTIDFDQGILSPEPQLGNIEYKLKLISPSKHRFEHLFTHMKSKLVL